The Brassica oleracea var. oleracea cultivar TO1000 chromosome C6, BOL, whole genome shotgun sequence genomic interval GGGTGTGTAGTTGAGGAAGTTGGATACTCTTGATGTGTATATGTCAGCATACCTGAAACCAATTTTGAGAGAAGGAAGTGTGAGAGATATACTACAAGTTGCTCAGAAAAAGCAGAGAAGAGGTATCCGTACTTTTCGATTTGTCTCATCAAGTATCTTTTGTCCCACAAACCAGCACGTGAAAAGAAGCCCCACCTGGTCAAACAACCCCAAAAACTATGAGTCAGAAAGAAGAGGTATCATAGATACTTGCGTAGTTTGCCCCTTTTTAAGAGAAACCTTTTGTTGAAGAACTCGCCGTCTGATTCAAGCATTAGACCAATCTTGTCATCTAGTCTTTGCATTACAATGAGAAGCTTCTGCATGGTCTCCGTCAGTCCTTGATCAGCCAAGTTTGTAGCAGCCAGGGTCTAGAAAGAAAAGATAAAGAGAATACCTTATACTACCAATTGTATCCAGCACATGAACTATAGATCTTGTAAAGGAGATAAACAAACCTGAGCAGGAACGACCTTTGCTACTTCTTTGCAGATCAAGCCGAAGTATAACACTATGAACATGAGTCAAGAAGTATGATAAAGCGATGAATAAATAGCTTTTCAGTTACCTGGTGTGTTATGATCACTTCTAAAATATCTCGTAAGAATTTCAAGTCTCTATATATCTATATCGAGATTCAGAATGATTATCAGAAAAATGCAAAGAAACAGAAATCAAGATTTTTCACCTCCTACCATCAACCTTGAGATTACATGGAAGTGAGGTTAAACAATTTCCAGATGCATTTGCTGTTCCAAAGAGACAGAGAAGCAATTAGAGATCCAAAGAAAAAAGGTTCACGTTTTGCATATAAGAAAGAGCTTAGAAACTGAGATAATACCGCTGCTGCGTACTAATACTGCCTAGGATCCAACAGTGAGAATGAGTCTTGTTGAGATTGAAGCAGCCATATACTTTGAACCAACTGAAGAAACCCCAAATGCTCATCTATAACACCAACTCGAGTTTCTCAATCTAGCGTAGAATTTAATCTAATCGAATTAGAATATCAATATATATGAATAATAGATCATATTTTGCTCCACTAAGAGAAGAAGAAAACTAACCGGCCAGAGGAGCTGCGATGATTGATGGTGAAGGCGAAGAAGTAAAACGGAGACTATCAAGGATCCTGCAAAACATGAACAAATAGAAACACAATCAACAAACATACGCGAAATCATCTCCCAAATAGGTGAAACAAAATTTTTGATTAAAAAGTTCATCAAGAGCATATCAACCCACACGAAAAGCTCTGGAGTTAACCCTCTCTCAAAAAAAAAATTTATTTTGTTGTTTGAACAGATTGATAAGATGGTTTCAAAGATGAGGAATTGTTACCTTTTTATATTCCCTGATAAACCGCCTAGCTGAAGAACATACATTCAAGACTATATCGGTGTTGATTGAATTAATAAGGGATTCAATACGAAGAATCCATAACAGGAACCGCTTAGGTGATGAAGATGAAGATCAGACGTCGCGATAGATCGTAGAGAGAGGATGAATCCTGAAGATGAGACGGCGTAAAGGAGGAGATTAGAGAGGAAGGCTCGTCGGGCTGGAAAACTGACGAAGTCGAAAAGCCTAATAACGTCAAACGATTGAAGCCCATCACGCGGAGACTTAATGAAACGCAGAACATGGACACGTGGCGCCGTCTTCTTGCTCGACTTTCTTAGCCGGCGGATGACGTGGATGGGCCTAAGAAGGATAGAAACACTTCTTTAGATAGATTCTTATTAGAATTTGGATTGAGTAATGGAACTTTGTTGCGTACATGTATAATACTGATGCGGTGTTATGAGTTAGAATCAACGACATATTATGTGTGGGGGCATATAAGAACACCCGCAGCAGTATCGTTTAATTAATTTGTTTCATATGAGTTTCTCGCTAGAAAAAGTTTTGTCTTTTTACCAAGCCCGACAACTAACGCAAGTTTTCGTTTGGTAAAAGGTCACATTCAATAACCTAACTTTTTTTCTATAACTTTTTTTTTGTATAATCTGTGACAATTGCTAGTCGATAGCGGAATTTTCTATAACTTGAAACTCTTCGTATTCGATAGCGGAATTTTCTTTGATTAGTTCTGCAACCTATTCTTTTTCTACTGAGGCTACCATTGTCCTATAGCTTTTTTTTTTTTGTCTTTTCATTGTCCTATAGTTAGTTTACAGTCATTTAGTCTAAAGCCAGTATTAGTAGTCAGCAGAAAATCATATTTAGAGAAAAGTTAACTTTTTATTTCTTCTTTTTTTTTTTTTGTCAGCACTTTTTATTTCTTTTTTAAACTGACTTTTATAAAAATGATTTTTATGTTGTCAAAAATGACTTTTATTAATAATAATTTTCAACTATGTTTGAATAAGAAGAAAATCCTCCAATAAATTTTTAAGTTATTAATTATTAAGGTCTATCACATTTTGTCACAAAATTGTAAAAAGAGAATGACATACATTAACAGTTTATAAGTTGAAGGATAAAACACAAAAAAAAGAAGAAGCTAACTTAGGGATTTCCTTCCAATTCAAAATTAGTTTGAAGAGTGTTTTATCACTAAAAATCATTTTTGATTGTTGTTATTTGCTTACAAATTACAGTAACGTATTTTATAATTAATTGATTTTTTAATTTATGATTGTGTATAGATTTTCGTTTTTCTACTAATGCGAGTATGTAATCTTCTATATACTCGTATTTAACATCTATTTTTTCCCGGGTTTAAGCACTCATTCAATGAACCATTATCAGAATTAAACCCCATCTGAACTGATTGACGCGTGCAAGCCGCGTCATAGTAAAAGCTTCAAGGCCTGGAAGGGATTTGGAGTAAATATGGAATGTTATCGTTTTGGGCATATCTATATATATAAAGCTAAATATGTAAAGTAATTTTTTTAGAGTTATTTTTGGGTTCACCCCCTACCAACCAATAGGATTTCATTATTTTAAATTCGATATCTTTTAAAAAAAGAAATAAAATATTATCAAATTATATTATGTTTAAAAAGAAAATAGTAGTTACTGAAAAACCATTAAAAAAAAAATCTTTTTAACGTCGTCACCAAAACACTAAACCCTAAATCCTAATCCCTAAACCCTAAATCTTAAACCCTAAACCCTTAGGTAAACCCTAAACACTTGGGTAAATCCTAAACCCATGGGTAAACTCTAAACTCTTGGGTAAACCCTAAAGCCTTGGATAAATCATAAACTCTAAATAAAAACACTAAGCCCTAATACTCTAAACCCTAAACCCTTGAGTGTTTTAGTGTTTAGTGATTTTGATTTAGAGTTTAAGATTTCTCCTAGAATTTAGGGTTTACCCAAGGGTTTAGGGTTTAGGATTTAGGGTTTAATGTTTTGCTGACGACGTTAAAAATATTTTTTTTTGTAATTACTACTATTTTTTTATTTTTACCTTTTAATTTAAAAAAGATAATATAATTTGAAAATATTTTGTTTCCTTTTTTAAAAAATATCGAATATGAAATAACACAATCTATTGGTTGGTGAATCTAGAGGTTCACCCTAGGAAGTGAACCCAAGAATAAGTCATTTTTTTATCACACATTCTAGCGTCTTAAGGAAATAAATCAGTTTAGAAAATAAATATAATTAAATAATTCGTAAATATAAGAAATTTCGAAAAAGAGAAAATAGAACAGAAGACCTATTCTTTGGTTTTGACTGAATATGAGGTGCTTATAAGAGAAGCAAGTCACTTCAGAGGCTACGATGTCAGTCAATTACAAAATTTTCGGTCAAGCCAATTTCTTTATAATCTAAATTTCTGAAATACCAAAGCTTTTCATTCTGAAGAAAGAGAGAGGAAAAAACCGAAAATGGAGAATATGTTAGGCCTTCTAAGACTTCATGTGATTAGAGGTGTTAATCTCGCCATTAGAGATTCTAAGAGTAGCGATCCTTACGTCATTGTTCGAATGGGTCAACAGGTATTATTCCAGACTCCTAACTTTTCACGAATTTCGAGTTTGTAATTCAGTTTCTTAGGTTCCGTATATATTCAAGGTTGTCCCGTTTATTTTTTAATATGGATCTTTTTGGTCACCAATCTGGTTGTCTTGCTCAGATTTTCTGATGTATCTGATGAGAAAATTTCAGTTAAAAAGTGAATATAAAAACTTATCGTGTTATAATGAGACAAAAAAAAATGAGACAGAACATACATACGTGTTTCAATTATAGGTTTGATGCAACGCGAGTTTTTAAGTATCAACATGTCAAATGTAGTTGAGTTTTACTAATAAGAAATTCCTAGGATTTGATTTTATCATTCAAAATAGTAGTTCTTGTTTCTGACCTTGTCACACCCATATAAAATGATCAATTTTATTTTACATGTACAAATTTACACTTGAATATATGGTGTTATGTTTTTCTTCTTTTGACACAGAAAGTACGAACTCGTGTGGTGAAAAAGAATTTGAATCCAGAATGGAACGAAGATTTGACACTCTCTATTTCTGATCCAGTTCTTCCTATCAAAATCGTAAGTGGATCAAACATTACAACAACTTGCTCTAAGTTTTGAGAAACAGAACAGAACATAACAAGAAAGTGGGTATTATTTTTGTGATGATACAGATGGTTTACGATAGGGACTGGTTCTCAAGAGATGATAAGATGGGAGATGCGTTTTTTCACATTGATCCATTCCTTGAAGCCATCAGGATCCAAAACCAGTTCAGAGGACTCCCCGAAGGAACTATTAAGAGTAATCCAAACTTAAACTGTATCTTTTATTAATTAATGAAAGTCATGTACAAGTGGGGTATTTATACCGTATATAGAATGAGTATAGTAACACCCTATACTCGTATAGTAACTAAGTATATACACTAATATACCCCCCTCAAGCCATGAAACTCAAGAAGGAGTATAAAGGCTTGAAAGAGACATTCGGTTGATCAATGAATGGAAAGGACCCGGATGGAGAGCCTTGGTCAAGACATCAGCATGTTGATTCGTCGTAGTAACATGATGAAGAGAGATGAATCCTTTCTTGACCTGATCGCGAATGGTATGACAATCAACCTCGATATGTTTCGTACGCTCATGGAACACAGGGTTGTTAGCAATATGCATTGCCGACTTGTTATCACAGAAGAGTTTAGCTTGAGCAGTGACTGCAACATGAAGATCAGTAAGAAGCTGTTGTAACCAGATCAATTCACAAGTCGTCATAGCCATACTACGATACTCTGCCTCAGTACTACTACGACTGATAGTGCACTGCTTCTTTGATTTCCAGCTAATCAAAGAAGAACCCAAGTAGATGCAAAAACCAGTCACAGAGCGTCTTGTATCAGGACATGTAGCCCAGTCAGCGTCAGAGAACGCATTCAAACACAACTCTGCATCAGCCGCATAGAACAATCCTTGGCCTGGATTAGATTTCAGATATCGCAGGACATGATGAGCCGCACGTAAGTGTACATCAGTAGGTGCTGAAAGAAACTGACTGAGACGATGAACAGCGAAGGTAATGTCAGGTCTTGTGATTGTCAAGTATAGGAGACGACCAACAAGTTCCCGATAAGATGTTATATCTTCCAGAGGAATACCAGTAGTGCTGCTCATCGGAATAGTAGGATCCAAAGGAACAGCACATGGTTTTGAAGCCAGGAAACCCGTATCAGCAAGAAGATCAAGAGCGTACTTGCGTTGACACAGAGAGATCCCTGTAGAATTCCTTGCAATCTCCAAACCCAAGAAGAAACGAGCCTGACCTAAGTCTTTGATCTTAAAGGCGTGATGAAGAGTTTGCTTCAGGCGAAGGACAGCTTCATCATCATTCCCCGCAATCAAAATATCATCAACATAAACCAAAACAGCAGTGAAAGAGGTTCCTTGTTGAGATATAAAGAGAGAATGATCGGCAGGAGATTGTATAAAACCAGACTTCAACAGAACAGAGGAGAAACATGTGTACCACTGTCTAGATGCTTGTTTTAATCCATAGATGGATTTATGTAGACGACAAACAGCATTAGGAGGTAACACTTCGCCTGGTCCTGGTGTGTAACCAAGAGGAAGACTCATGTAAATCTCCTCATCCAACTCACTATGCAAAAACGCATTAGTCACGTCCATCTGAGACAATGACCATCCTTTCTTCGCAGCTAGAGCTAATAACAGCTTGACACTAGTCATCTTTGCCACTGGGGAAAACGTATCAGTATAATCCACCCCTTCTTGTTGTGTATACCCCTGAGCAACCAAACGAGCACGCGGTCTCTCCACCGTACCGTCAGCATTATATTTGAGAGCATAAACCCATCGGCAGCCAACAACATTCTTTCCAGGAGGTAATGTCACAATAGAGTAAGTCTTGTTTGTATTCATACCATCAAACTCTGTATTCATTGCCTTCTTCCATAGATCAGATAGAATTGCCTGCTTGAATGTACTTGGAACAGTATCAGCAGAAACTGAAAGAATGGCATTTTGAAATTCCGAAGAGATGTTGGAATATGAAAGAACAGAAGAAATAGGGTATAAAGGAGTGGAAGTTGATTTATGAAAAGAATGAGATGGGGTGTGTTGAATGAGAGAACAATGATAGTCAGATAAGTATTGTGGAGCCTTACCAGTCCGTCGCGGTCGATCTCTAAGTAATGAAGCTTGACCTGTTCCAGAAACAACTGGTAAAGACGAACTAACGGCACTAGAGTTAGATGATGATGCAGGACAAGATTGATTAGGAGTAATAGAATCACTATCTAATGCAACAGGAGTTGGTAAAGGCAATATGATCTTAGTAAACAAATCATCAGGAGGCAAAGCAGCATTCTTGAGGGGAAAAATATGTTCATGAAAAACAACATTTCGAGATATCGAGATCACATTCGTATCAANNNNNNNNNNNNNNNNNNNNNNNNNNNNNNNNNNNNNNNNNNNNNNNNNNNNNNNNNNNNNNNNNNNNNNNNNNNNNNNNNNNNNNNNNNNNNNNNNNNNNNNNNNNNNNNNNNNNNNNNNNNNNNNNNNNNNNNNNNNNNNNNNNNNNNNNNNNNNNNNNNNNNNNNNNNNNNNNNNNNNNNNNNNNNNNNNNNNNNNNNNNNNNNNNNNNNNNNNNNNNNNNNNNNNNNNNNNNNNNNNNNNNNNNNNNNNNNNNNNNNNNNNNNNNNNNNNNNNNNNNNNNNNNNNNNNNNNNNNNNNNNNNNNNNNNNNNNNNNNNNNNNNNNNNNNNNNNNNNNNNNNNNNNNNNNNNNNNNNNNN includes:
- the LOC106299924 gene encoding uncharacterized protein LOC106299924 isoform X2 — its product is MVGVLYFGLICKEVAKVVPAQTLAATNLADQGLTETMQKLLIVMQRLDDKIGLMLESDGEFFNKRWGFFSRAGLWDKRYLMRQIEKYADIYTSRVSNFLNYTPFMYFHSQEQVEKLGKVPLINCAKTSMSTKLISGDSDFFANLVVDAVLSVKMTNQRGEIKYPIKGINILKAHGQSARDSYLLKEYALNTGSAAQGCH
- the LOC106299924 gene encoding uncharacterized protein LOC106299924 isoform X1, translated to MFIVLYFGLICKEVAKVVPAQTLAATNLADQGLTETMQKLLIVMQRLDDKIGLMLESDGEFFNKRWGFFSRAGLWDKRYLMRQIEKYADIYTSRVSNFLNYTPFMYFHSQEQVEKLGKVPLINCAKTSMSTKLISGDSDFFANLVVDAVLSVKMTNQRGEIKYPIKGINILKAHGQSARDSYLLKEYALNTGSAAQGCH
- the LOC106298014 gene encoding protein C2-DOMAIN ABA-RELATED 2-like codes for the protein MENMLGLLRLHVIRGVNLAIRDSKSSDPYVIVRMGQQKVRTRVVKKNLNPEWNEDLTLSISDPVLPIKIMVYDRDWFSRDDKMGDAFFHIDPFLEAIRIQNQFRGLPEGTIKSNPNLNCIFY